CCGACCCCGAAGCAGCTGATGGTCACGCTCGCCGTCTGGTCGGCGCCGCTGCTGCTGGCTCCCCCGCTGTTCAGCCGCGACGTGTACAGCTACCTCGCCCAAGGCGCGATGGTCGGCGCCGGCCTCGACGTGTACGAGCACGGGCCGGCCTACTACGGCGGCCCGGTGGCGGCCGAGGTGCCGGCGATCTGGCAGCACACGCCCACGCCGTACGGGCCGCTGTTCCTGCTGGTCGCCACCGGCGTGGCCGCCGCGGCGGGGGCGCACCTGGCGGCCGGCGTGCTCGGCATGCGACTTGTCGCGGTGCTCGGCGTGGTGCTGCTGACCGCGGCGCTGCCCGGCCTCGCCCGCCGCTGCGGCGTCGACCCGGCCGCCGCGCTGTGGCTCGGCGCGCTCAACCCGCTCGTGCTCGCGCACCTCGTCGCCGGCGCGCACAACGACGCGATCATGGTGGGCCTCCTCGTCGCCGGCCTCGCCGCCGCGGTCGCCCGGCGCCCGGCCGTGGGCGCCGCCCTCGTCGCCCTCGCCGCGCTGGTCAAGGCCCCGGCCGCGGTCGCGCTCCTCTTCGTGGCGTCGATCTGGGCGGAGCAGGGCCCGCGGCGCGACGCTGCGGGCGCCCCGGGGCGCTGGCGGCGGGTCCGCACGATGCTCTACTCGGCCGCCGTCGCCGCGGCGACCACCGTCGTGGTCACGGCGGTCGCCGGCACGGGGTACGGGTGGGTCCGCGCCCTCGACACCCCCGTCTCGACGGGCAACTGGTCGCCGATGAGCGTGCTCGGCCGCCTGACCGGCGAGCTGCTGGGCACCGCGCACGCGGTACCCATGTGGCGCTGGATCGGCCTCGGCGCGGCGGTGCTGGCGGGTGCGGTGCTGTGGCTGCGCCGCGCCCACCTCGGCCCGGTGTACGCGGTGGGGCTCGGCCTCGGCGCGATCGTCCTTTTCGGACCGGCGCTGCGCCCCTGGTACCTCCTCTGGGGCCTGGTCCCCCTCGCCGCCGCGGCGCCGGACGGGCGGGTGCGGAAGGTGGCGGCGGCGGCCTGCGCGGCGCTCGCGGTGGTGGTGCTGCCGAGCGGGTTCGCGTTCGGCGCGGAGCAGGTGGCACAGGCGATCTTCGGGTGCGTGCTCGCCGCCGGCCTGGCCGCCGCGATCCTCACGCCCAGCCGGGTGCCGGCGGTCGCCCGGTGAAGGATCTCGACCGCCGGTGGTACCTGATCGCCGGGCTGGCCGCCGCGACGGCGGTCTTCCTCGCGTACGTGCCCGCGCACCGCGGCTTCTTCGACGTCGGCGTCTACCACGGTGCCGTGCACTACTGGCTGCGCGACGGCGGCCAGCTCTACGACTTCCTGCGCCCGCCGACGAACTACGGCTTCACCTACCCGCCCTTCGCCGCGCTGGTGCTCAGCCCGCTCGCGCTGCTGCCGTGGCATCCCGCGATCGCGTTCAGCATCGTGGTCAACACGGCCGCCGGCGCGGCGCTGCTCGGCATGCTCGTCGACCCGGTCGCCAAGCGGCAGGGTTGGCACCGCGGCCTCACGTTCGGGCTGGCGGCGTGCGCGGTGGCGGTGTTCGAGCCGGTCCGCGACACGTTCAGCTTCGGTCAGGTCAACCTCGTGCTGCTCGCGCTCGTCGTGGCCGACACCCGGCTGCTGCGCCAGACCCGGTGGTCGGGTGTGGGCATCGGCCTCGCCACCGCCATCAAGCTGACGCCCGGCATCTTCATCCTGTACCTGCTGGTTTCCGGCCAGCGCCGCGCCGCCGCCGTGGCGGGTGCCACCGCGGGCGCGGCGACGCTGGTGGCGTTCGCGATCGCGCCGGACGCGTCGCGCACCTTCTGGACCGAGGCGCTGTGGGACACCGACCGGATCGGCAACCTCGCCTACGTCTCCAACCAGTCGCTGCAGGGCGTGGTCGCCCGCCTCGACCCGACCGAGCCGAGCAGGCTGGGGTGGCTGCTGCTGGTCGCGGCCGCCATGGCGGTGTGGGTGTACCGCGTGCGCCGCGTCGACCCGCTCACCGGCGCCGCGCTCACCGGCGTCGTGGGGTGCCTGGTCAGCCCGATCACGTGGGTGCACCACCTGGTGTGGGTGCTGCCCGCGCTGCTGCTGCTCGCCGACTCGCGGGCGCGGCGGTGGGCCGCCGTCGCGTACGTCCTGCTGTGCAGCAGCGTCGTCTGGCTGTGGTGGGACGGGCGGGCGCCGGGCGAGTTCATCGGCGCCAACGCCTACGTGTGGATCTGCGTCGCGCTACTGGTCGGCCTGCCGGCGCGCCAGGTGGTGGAGGGCGAGCCGGTAGCCGTCGACGCCCAGGCCGCAGATGACCCCGGCCGCGATGGCGGACACGACCGAGTGGTGACGAAACTCCTCGCGCGCGTGGATGTTCGAGATGTGGACCTCGATGAGCGGCGCGCGCAGGAGCGCGCAGGCGTCGCGCACCGCGTACGAGTAATGTGACCACGCCGCCGGGTTGAGCACCACGGCCGCCTGCTCGTCGGCGGCGGCGTGCAGCCAGGCCAGCATCTCGTGCTCGACGTCGGTCTGCCGCACCTCCACGTCGAGGCCCAGCTCCTTGCCGGTCGCCTCGCAGAGCTCGACGAGTCCCGCGTACGACGTCACCCCGTACACGTCGACCTGCCGCGTACCGAGCCGCCCCAGGTTGGGTCCATTGAGGACATAGACCTTGCTCACTGTGCCCCCTGGTTCGCTCGCTCGTGCGGCGCCAAAGGCGACGTCTTCCTCCGCCACCCCGAAACCCCGACTCCGTCGGCGGGCCGACTCCGTCCAGACGCCGCCGCGCCAACTCGCTCGCTCACTGTGCCCCCCGGTTCGCTCGCTCGTGCGGCGCCAAAGGCGACGTCTTCCTCCGCCACCCCGAAACCCCGACTCCGTCGGCGCTCACGCCGCCACCTCCTCGTACGCCGCCCGCAGCAGTTCGTCGTCCGGACCGTCCAGGATGGACGGCTTGGCGAGCCCGTCCAGCACCACGAAGCGCAGCCGCGAGCCGCGCGCCTTCTTGTCCACCCGCATGGTGGCGAGCAGGTCCGGCCAGGCCCGCCCCGGGTATGCCGTCGGGAGTCCGAGCGCCTCCAGCACCGCGCGGTGCCGCGCGGCCGTGGCGTCGTCGAGGCGGCCGGCGAGGCGCCCGAGCGCCGCCGCGTAGACCAGGCCCACCGAGACGGCGTGGCCGTGACGCCACGAGTAACCCTCGACCTTTTCGATCGCGTGGGCGAGCGTGTGCCCGTAGTTGAGCACCTCCCGCAGCCCACCCTCGCGCAGGTCGGCGCCGACCACGTCGGCCTTGACCCGCACGGCCCGCTCGACAAGCTCGCGGATGCTGCCCTCGTCGGCGCCCTTCGCCTCGATGAGGTCGAGGATCGCGGGGTCGGCGATGAACCCGCACTTGACCACCTCGGCCAGCCCCGCCACCAGGTCGACCGGCGGCAGCGTGTCGAGCATGGCGAGGTCGCAGAGCACGCCGGCCGGCGGGTGGAACGCACCCACGAGGTTTTTGCCGGCGGCGGTGTTGACGCCGGTCTTGCCGCCCACGGCCGCGTCGACCATGCCGAGCAGGCTTGTGGAGACCGGCACCCAGCGCACCCCGCGCAGCCAGCACGCCGCGACGAACCCGGCGAGGTCGGTCACCGCGCCCCCGCCGACGCCGACGACCGCGTCGGTGCGCGTGAAGCCCGCCGCACCCAGCTGGTCCCAGCAGTGCGCGGCGACGTCGATGCTCTTACCCGCCTCCGCGTCCGGCACGTCGATGGCGAGCGGCGCGATGCCGGCGTCGGCGACGCGCGCGGCGATGGCGTCGGCGTGCGCCCGCAGGGGCGGTGCGTAGAGAATCGCGGCGCGCGCGGCCCCGTCGAGCAGGCGCGGCAGCTCGTCGAGCAGGTCGCGCCCCACGAGCACGTCGTAGGGCCGCTCACCCCCGACCCCGATCGTGGTCACGTCATCCATCGCCGTGCAGCCTAGCCCGTCCGCGTCACGCGACGCTCGGCCGCCACCCGGCCGGTGGGTCCTCGCCGACCCGCCCGTCGACCGCCTCCCGGATGAGGTCCGCGTGGCCGGTGTGCCGCCCCGAGCCGCGCCCGCGGGGGTCAGCGGAGGCGGACCACCGCCGGGTGGCGGGTGGCCATCTCGGCCAGGTGCTTCGCGTACTCCCCCACCGCCTCGCGCAGGTCGTCCGGGCGCAGGACGGTGAACGGCCAGCCCAGGCCGGCGAGCATGTGTGCCATGCCGTCCAGGCGGTTGGCGCGGCACCGCAGCAGCACGCCGTCTTCGGTCTCGGTCAGCTCGGCCACGCTCGGCGGGATGCGGCGGCGGGCCTGGTCCAGGTCGGTCTCGAGCAGGACCTCGACCTCCCACGTGTACGGCACGCCGGCCAGCGACCGCGTCACATGTCCCACCGCGTCGAAGCCCTCCGGCACCGCGAACGTCTCCGTGCCGGACTCCACCGCGCTGATCCGGTCCAGGCGGAACGTGCGGATCTCGCCGCGGCGGTGGTCGTGCCCGGTCAGGTACCAGCGGCCGGCGTGGAAGACGAGGCCGTACGGGTCGACCTGGCGCAGTGACACGCCGCCGCGCCAGGAGCGGTACGTCAGGCTCACGCGGTGGCGCGACCGGGTGGCGGCGCCGAGTGCGAGCAGTGTGGCGGTCGCGGGGCGGGCGACGCCCTCCTGGCGGGGACGCAGCGTGAAGCCGAGCGACTCGCGGACCGCGCCCAGCCGCTCGGCGAGGGCGCGGGGCAGCACGCGCTCGATCTTCGCGAGCGCGATCCCGGTCGCCGGGGCCTCGGTGCTGAGGCCCAGCTGGTCGGCGGCGAGGAGGCCGAGCACCACGGCCACCGCCTCGTCGTCGGTGAGCATCAGCGGCGGCAGCTTGTAGCCGGGGCTGAGCCGGTAGCCGCCGTAGCGCCCGCGGTTGGCCGTGACGGGGATGCCGAGGTCGGCGAGGGTGCCCGCGTACCGCCGCACGGTGCGCTCGTCCACCCCGAGGCGCGCGCCGAGGTCGGCGCCGGTCAGGCGGTGGTGGGTCTGGAGGAGCTCCAGCATGCCCAGTACGCGTGAGGCAGGATGTGACACAGGTCACGCTCCTTAATCGGGCGGGATGCGTCCGGATTCGATCCTAACGTTGCGCTCATGACGACATTTGTGCTGGTACCCGGGTTCTGGATCGGTGGATGGGCGTGGGACGAGGTTGCCGCCTCACTACGCGCCGCGGGTCACCGCGTCCACCCCGTCACTTTGACCGGTGTCGCGGAGAATGCGCACCTCGCCACGCCAGAGACCAACCTCGACACCCACACGGACGACGTGGTGCGGCTGATCGAGGAGGAGGACCTGCGCGACGTGGTGCTCGTCGGCCACTCGGGCGGCGGCATGCCGGTCACCCAGGCGGCCGACCGGATCCCGCAGCGGATCAAGCGCGTCGTGTACGTGGACAGCGGGCCGCTGCCGGACGGCGTGTCGCAGTTCGACACCAACCCGCCGGAGGAGCAGGAGCGGCTGCGCGCGCAGATCGGCGACGGCCACCTGCTGCCGGTGCGGGACTGGGACGCGCAGGCCGACCCCGCGCTGCTGGCCGGGCTAGACGAGGCCACGCTGGCGACGCTGCGGGAGCGGTCGACGCCGCACCCGCTCGGCGCGGCCACGCAGCCGGTGCGGCGCACGGCCGGCGGCGACGACCTGCCGGTCGCGCTGGTGGCGTGCCTCTTCCCGGTCGAGCAGGTGGAGGCGATGGTGGCCGAGGGACACCCGTTCTTCGCGGCGTTTCGGGGCGGCGAGATCCGCGGGCTGCCGACCGGCCACTGGCCGATGTTCAGCGAGCCGAAGCGCCTCGCCGAGATCCTCGACGAGCTGAGCTGACGCCTACGGCTTGAGGAGCGTCACGATCTCGTCGGCGATCTCCACCGGGTCGCGGCCGTCGGTCGCCACGGTGAACGTCGCGACCTCCTCGTACAGCGGGCGGCGCTGGTCCATCAGGTGCTTCAGCGTCGCCCGCGGGTTGATGGCCAGCAGCGGCCGGCCCGCGCCCAGCCCGACGCGGCTGACCGCGTCGGAGAGGCCGACGGAGAGGAAGACCACCGAGTGGCCGGCCAGCACGGCCCGCGTGCGCTCCGAGAGGACCGCACCGCCGCCGAGGGCGAGCACGCCACCGAAGGAGGCCAGCGCCGACTTCACGGCGGCTTCCTCGAGGGTACGGAAGTGGGCCTCGCCCTCGTCGATGAAGATTTCGGAGATCGGCTTGCCCGCGTCGGCCTCGATGTCGGCGTCGGTGTCCCGGAAGGCGGTGCCCAGCCGCTCGGCGAGCAGCTCGCCGACGGTCGTCTTGCCGGCGCCCATCACGCCGACGAGCACGCAGGCCGGTCTCACCGCACGACCTCGATCGCCCGCTCGCCGCCGGCGGCCGGCCGCGACAGCTCGCTCACCGGATGACCAGGTTGTCGATGTAGCCGGCGAGGTTGCGCCGGATCTCCACGACCGAGTCGCCGCCGAACTTTTCCGTCGCCGCCTCGGCCAGCACCAGCGCCACCATCGCCTCGGCCACCACGGCCGCGGCCGGGACGGCGCACACGTCGGAGCGCTGGTTGATGGCGGTGGCCGGCTCGCCGGTGGCGACGTCCACGGTGGACAGCGCGCGGTTGAGCGAGGAGATCGGCTTCATCGCGGCCTTGACCCGCAGCGGCTCGCCCGTGGTGATGCCGCCCTCCAGCCCGCCGGCGCGGTCGGTGACCCGCTTGACGCCGCTCGCCGTCGGGATGATCTCGTCGTGCGCCACCGACCCGCGGGAACGGGCCTGCAGCCACGCGTCGCCGACCTCCACGCCCTTGATGGCCTGGATCGACATCAGCGCCGTGGCGAGGCGGGCGTCGAGCTTGCGGTCCCACTGCACGTGGCTGCCCAGCCCCGGCGGCACGCCGTAGGCGAGCACCTCGACGATGCCGCCCAGCGTGTCGGCGTCCTTCTTCGCGGCGTCGACCTCGGCGACCATGCGCGCGCTCGCCTCCGGGTCCAGGCAGCGCAGCGGGTCGGCGTCGACCCGCTCGGCGTCCTCGGGGCGGGGGCGAGGCCGGGCTTGGCGGCCACCGAGCCGAGCTCCACGACGTGCGAGACGATCTCGATGCCGAGCGCCTGCTTGACCAGCGCCTTGGCGACCGTGCCGACGGCGACCCGCGCGGCGGTCTCCCGGGCGCTGGCCCGCTCGAGGATGGGGCGGGCGTCGGTGTGCCCGTACTTCTGCATGCCGGCCAGGTCGGCGTGCCCGGGGCGGGGCCGGGTCAGCGGCGCGTTGCGCGCCTGCGCGGCCAGCACGTCCGGGTCGACCGGGTCGGCGGCCATGACGGTCTCCCACTTGGGCCACTCGGAGTTGCCCACGCGGACGGCCACCGGGCTGCCGAGCGTCACGCCGTGGCGGATGCCGCCGATGATGTCGACGACGTCCTGCTCGAACGCCATCCGGGCACCCCGGCCGTAACCGAGCCTCCGCCGAGCCAGCTCCCGCCCGATATCGGCGCTCGTCACCAGGACCCCGGCCGGAACACCTTCGAGGACAGCGACCAGCGCGGGGCCGTGCGACTCACCCGCGGTCAACCAGCGCAACACCGGAACAGTCTGTCACGCGCCACTCCAGCGCCGCCCCGAGGGCGCGCTCAGGGGAGTTGATCAGGGAGTTGGTGGTGCGACACGCCGCACGGCACGCCCACGAAGTCCCTGATCAACGCCGGAGGGCGGCGGCGAACAGGGCCGCTCGCATGGGCGCTCGGGGGCTGGGGAGATGCCGGTGAACTGTTGCCACTGGTCTATCGCCTGGGCCAGGAGGAGGTCCAGGCCGGAGACTATGCGGCAGCCGGCCGCCGTGGCTGCCGCCGCCAACGGGGTGGGCCACGGGTCGTAGAGGGCGTCGAAGAGCACAGTGGACGGTCGCCAGGCCACCTCGGCGGCGAGGGAGTCGGCGACGCCCTTCGGCACGGTGGAGATCACCACGTCGGCGGTCGCGTGCGCCGCGGCGTCGGCCCACCCCGCCCCGGCGAACGGCACACCCACCGCCTCGGCCACCGGGCGCAGCTCGGCGACCGCCTCGGGCCGCCGCGCCACCACCGTCACGCCCGCGGCACCGCAGCGCGCGGCCGCCGCGATCGCGGCACGCGCCGTGCCACCCGCCCCGAGCACCGTGAACGACGCGCCGCCGGGCACCTCGCCCAGCGCGTCGACCATGCCCGGGAT
The window above is part of the Phytohabitans houttuyneae genome. Proteins encoded here:
- the mptB gene encoding polyprenol phosphomannose-dependent alpha 1,6 mannosyltransferase MptB — translated: MLTNCRALGLGGSVLLAVGGLAAGAMPAQVPFGLAILRRHPGWGIVLAYTGLVLLIAAWWRLGHLVRSATGERPTPKQLMVTLAVWSAPLLLAPPLFSRDVYSYLAQGAMVGAGLDVYEHGPAYYGGPVAAEVPAIWQHTPTPYGPLFLLVATGVAAAAGAHLAAGVLGMRLVAVLGVVLLTAALPGLARRCGVDPAAALWLGALNPLVLAHLVAGAHNDAIMVGLLVAGLAAAVARRPAVGAALVALAALVKAPAAVALLFVASIWAEQGPRRDAAGAPGRWRRVRTMLYSAAVAAATTVVVTAVAGTGYGWVRALDTPVSTGNWSPMSVLGRLTGELLGTAHAVPMWRWIGLGAAVLAGAVLWLRRAHLGPVYAVGLGLGAIVLFGPALRPWYLLWGLVPLAAAAPDGRVRKVAAAACAALAVVVLPSGFAFGAEQVAQAIFGCVLAAGLAAAILTPSRVPAVAR
- the aroQ gene encoding type II 3-dehydroquinate dehydratase, producing MSKVYVLNGPNLGRLGTRQVDVYGVTSYAGLVELCEATGKELGLDVEVRQTDVEHEMLAWLHAAADEQAAVVLNPAAWSHYSYAVRDACALLRAPLIEVHISNIHAREEFRHHSVVSAIAAGVICGLGVDGYRLALHHLARRQADQ
- the aroB gene encoding 3-dehydroquinate synthase, producing MDDVTTIGVGGERPYDVLVGRDLLDELPRLLDGAARAAILYAPPLRAHADAIAARVADAGIAPLAIDVPDAEAGKSIDVAAHCWDQLGAAGFTRTDAVVGVGGGAVTDLAGFVAACWLRGVRWVPVSTSLLGMVDAAVGGKTGVNTAAGKNLVGAFHPPAGVLCDLAMLDTLPPVDLVAGLAEVVKCGFIADPAILDLIEAKGADEGSIRELVERAVRVKADVVGADLREGGLREVLNYGHTLAHAIEKVEGYSWRHGHAVSVGLVYAAALGRLAGRLDDATAARHRAVLEALGLPTAYPGRAWPDLLATMRVDKKARGSRLRFVVLDGLAKPSILDGPDDELLRAAYEEVAA
- a CDS encoding helix-turn-helix transcriptional regulator is translated as MSHPASRVLGMLELLQTHHRLTGADLGARLGVDERTVRRYAGTLADLGIPVTANRGRYGGYRLSPGYKLPPLMLTDDEAVAVVLGLLAADQLGLSTEAPATGIALAKIERVLPRALAERLGAVRESLGFTLRPRQEGVARPATATLLALGAATRSRHRVSLTYRSWRGGVSLRQVDPYGLVFHAGRWYLTGHDHRRGEIRTFRLDRISAVESGTETFAVPEGFDAVGHVTRSLAGVPYTWEVEVLLETDLDQARRRIPPSVAELTETEDGVLLRCRANRLDGMAHMLAGLGWPFTVLRPDDLREAVGEYAKHLAEMATRHPAVVRLR
- a CDS encoding alpha/beta fold hydrolase; translated protein: MTTFVLVPGFWIGGWAWDEVAASLRAAGHRVHPVTLTGVAENAHLATPETNLDTHTDDVVRLIEEEDLRDVVLVGHSGGGMPVTQAADRIPQRIKRVVYVDSGPLPDGVSQFDTNPPEEQERLRAQIGDGHLLPVRDWDAQADPALLAGLDEATLATLRERSTPHPLGAATQPVRRTAGGDDLPVALVACLFPVEQVEAMVAEGHPFFAAFRGGEIRGLPTGHWPMFSEPKRLAEILDELS
- a CDS encoding shikimate kinase, with product MRPACVLVGVMGAGKTTVGELLAERLGTAFRDTDADIEADAGKPISEIFIDEGEAHFRTLEEAAVKSALASFGGVLALGGGAVLSERTRAVLAGHSVVFLSVGLSDAVSRVGLGAGRPLLAINPRATLKHLMDQRRPLYEEVATFTVATDGRDPVEIADEIVTLLKP